Proteins from a genomic interval of Clostridium sp. 'deep sea':
- a CDS encoding N-acetylmuramoyl-L-alanine amidase, with product MNHYKRVWALVLIAALILNMFNIAFAVNDISLYIDGEKLGNEFKPVLVNNKSIAPIRIITEKLGSQIKWNGENRTVTIFNGSSKIVLTIDKNTVTRDSQTFTLDVAPQIINNRTYVPLRFVSEILGYEVKWTGSARRIDINSPSSSITEVIAARAEDKQAILVKIDGEYSYNTFSLSDPNRQVIDFNGAKLNAGTKTISVTSDYYTQARTSQLSYNPLVSRIVLDCTTKESKLEIKPVTGGYLAIFLLPSDGSPVEPTEPTDPIDPSEPDPPITVEKSKIQINAANLVDYKLESLFEEPHKPVFGVISSAKVNLRTEPSTADSNTIRATVDGGTKLQVVGQTIGWYNVMYKNEKLWVADWLLTLDLEMLRNNVNVRTGPGTTFPVIDTVLRGEPLKVLERKPDWVKVQTQNGKEGFIAEWLVGINNRLVEGDHDSQDVAKELTFTLNNMNINNISFGEKPSMISSITKATVGSDVEVKIVLAEPISYSVIKNNEGLQVELGSALTDMKITEADGRLTIDLSFDKPANFTVFQNLLDDNLLLDFPYSKAVKEETKEINSKIAKTIKLSNTAESSQLLVNLSNLGTYKVNTTGFSKNIQLVLLSSSLSGKVIALDPGHGGSDSGAARAGVLEKTLNLEVAKKVRDILVSKGVTVVMTRENNDTRVSLEERVEYVNSLNVDIAISIHANSVDVGQGSGVETYYYSKQESERLARCLQDGLVTATGFRSRGIIPKGFYVIKHWKMPSALIEMGFISNPTERQFLNSTNGQNAIAENIVSAIERFFMYK from the coding sequence ATGAACCACTACAAAAGAGTTTGGGCATTAGTTTTAATAGCGGCATTGATTTTAAATATGTTTAATATTGCATTTGCAGTTAATGATATTAGTTTGTACATAGATGGCGAAAAATTGGGCAATGAATTTAAGCCAGTGCTTGTTAATAATAAGTCTATAGCACCCATACGTATAATTACTGAAAAATTAGGTTCTCAAATAAAGTGGAACGGAGAAAATAGAACAGTAACTATATTTAATGGCTCAAGTAAAATAGTATTAACAATAGATAAGAATACTGTTACCAGAGATAGCCAAACATTTACTCTCGATGTAGCTCCTCAAATTATTAATAACCGAACCTATGTACCGTTAAGATTTGTGAGCGAAATTTTAGGTTATGAAGTAAAATGGACAGGAAGTGCAAGACGTATTGATATTAATTCACCATCATCAAGTATAACTGAGGTTATAGCAGCTAGAGCTGAAGATAAACAAGCTATATTAGTGAAGATTGATGGAGAATACAGCTATAATACATTTAGCTTATCTGACCCTAATAGACAGGTAATAGACTTTAATGGGGCAAAATTGAATGCAGGAACTAAAACAATTTCAGTAACTAGTGATTATTACACCCAGGCACGCACTAGTCAGTTAAGCTATAATCCGTTGGTTTCACGCATAGTTTTAGACTGTACAACTAAAGAGTCGAAACTGGAAATAAAACCAGTAACTGGTGGTTATTTGGCAATCTTTTTATTGCCCAGTGATGGTAGCCCAGTGGAGCCAACAGAGCCAACAGACCCTATAGATCCAAGCGAGCCAGACCCGCCTATTACTGTGGAAAAGAGTAAAATTCAAATAAACGCTGCAAACTTAGTAGACTACAAGTTAGAAAGCTTATTTGAGGAGCCTCATAAGCCAGTATTTGGGGTTATCAGCTCAGCAAAAGTAAACTTACGTACCGAACCAAGTACAGCAGATTCAAATACAATTAGAGCAACAGTAGATGGTGGCACTAAACTACAAGTAGTTGGTCAAACCATTGGTTGGTATAATGTAATGTATAAGAATGAAAAGTTATGGGTTGCTGACTGGTTATTAACTTTAGACTTAGAAATGTTGCGAAATAACGTTAATGTAAGAACTGGCCCTGGAACTACGTTTCCTGTTATAGATACCGTTCTACGAGGAGAGCCTTTAAAGGTTTTAGAGCGTAAGCCAGATTGGGTAAAGGTACAAACTCAAAATGGTAAAGAAGGATTTATAGCAGAATGGTTAGTTGGCATAAATAATAGATTAGTAGAGGGAGATCACGATTCTCAAGATGTGGCCAAGGAGCTTACTTTTACCCTCAACAACATGAATATCAATAATATTAGCTTTGGTGAAAAGCCAAGTATGATTTCTAGTATTACTAAAGCTACAGTAGGAAGTGATGTAGAAGTTAAAATCGTGTTGGCCGAGCCAATCTCGTATAGTGTAATAAAAAATAATGAAGGTTTACAAGTTGAGTTAGGCTCTGCTTTAACGGATATGAAAATTACTGAAGCGGATGGAAGATTAACAATTGATTTATCATTTGATAAACCAGCCAACTTTACAGTTTTTCAAAACTTGTTAGATGATAACTTGTTATTAGACTTTCCGTATAGTAAAGCAGTTAAAGAAGAAACAAAAGAAATAAATAGTAAAATTGCTAAAACGATTAAGTTAAGTAATACTGCTGAGAGCTCTCAATTACTTGTTAACTTAAGCAATTTAGGTACGTACAAAGTTAATACAACTGGTTTTAGTAAAAATATTCAGTTAGTGTTATTGAGTTCATCACTAAGTGGAAAAGTTATTGCCCTTGATCCAGGACATGGAGGATCTGATTCGGGAGCTGCTAGAGCAGGTGTATTAGAAAAAACACTAAACTTAGAGGTAGCTAAAAAGGTAAGAGATATATTAGTTAGTAAAGGCGTTACTGTTGTGATGACTAGAGAAAATAACGATACTAGGGTATCATTAGAGGAACGTGTTGAGTATGTAAATAGTTTAAATGTAGATATTGCCATAAGTATTCACGCTAATTCTGTAGATGTAGGACAAGGTTCAGGTGTTGAAACCTATTACTACTCTAAACAAGAGAGTGAAAGATTGGCTCGTTGTCTTCAAGATGGTTTGGTTACAGCAACAGGATTTAGAAGTAGAGGGATCATTCCAAAAGGTTTCTATGTAATAAAACATTGGAAAATGCCTTCGGCTTTAATTGAAATGGGCTTTATATCAAACCCCACAGAAAGACAGTTCTTAAATAGTACAAATGGACAAAATGCCATTGCAGAGAACATTGTATCAGCAATTGAGAGGTTTTTTATGTATAAATAA
- a CDS encoding N-acetylmuramoyl-L-alanine amidase — protein sequence MLEEKIVDTKPTPEEPPKPDEPKPNNNVDKSRLQISVPNLKDYKLKSLFQEPQAPVYGVISSARVNLRTEPSTADSKTVRVTVDGGTKLQVIGQSFGWYNVIYKNEELWVADWLLSLDLKMKRNNVNVRQGPGTTYAVVDMVMRDEHFKVLERKPDWVKVKTKNGKEGFIAEWLVAINDRLIEVENDSQDVAKELTFSLKNTNINEVSFSDRTNIIKSVTKKAVGNDVEVKINMAEAIAYNISENNEGLEIEFGAALTDLQVSENEGRVTLNLSFDKPTKFTVFQNLLEKKLVLDFPNSIAVKEQTKQLNNKIASAVKLNNKPDSAVLEVSLNNLGSYKVNTAGFSKNVQLVLLNSSLSGKVIALDAGHGGSRPGAYRGGIYEKEITLPVALKVQKILTDKGITVFMTRVNDKTVLLDERVDLVNGCKADLAVSIHVNDTRYGTGKASGVETWYYPKPENERLAQCLQTGLLSATGFRNRGIKPSTRLRVTKNWKMPSALMEIGFMDNDYERNQLLNDKVQQKIAENIVFSIENFLRNE from the coding sequence ATGTTAGAAGAGAAGATAGTGGATACAAAGCCAACTCCAGAAGAGCCACCTAAGCCAGATGAACCAAAGCCTAATAATAATGTAGATAAAAGTAGGTTGCAAATAAGTGTGCCTAATTTAAAAGATTACAAATTAAAAAGCCTGTTTCAAGAACCTCAAGCCCCAGTGTATGGAGTTATTAGCTCTGCCCGAGTTAACCTACGTACTGAGCCCAGCACCGCAGACTCAAAAACAGTTAGGGTAACTGTTGATGGAGGAACAAAACTACAAGTCATAGGACAGTCTTTTGGTTGGTATAACGTTATATACAAAAATGAAGAATTATGGGTTGCCGACTGGCTTTTAAGCCTTGACCTAAAAATGAAACGAAATAACGTAAATGTTCGGCAAGGACCAGGAACAACTTATGCAGTTGTAGATATGGTAATGCGTGACGAGCATTTTAAGGTTTTAGAACGCAAACCAGATTGGGTTAAGGTAAAAACCAAAAATGGCAAAGAGGGATTTATTGCTGAGTGGCTTGTGGCTATAAATGATAGACTGATTGAGGTAGAGAATGATTCTCAGGATGTAGCTAAAGAGCTAACCTTTTCCCTAAAAAATACTAACATAAATGAGGTAAGCTTTAGCGATAGAACTAATATTATTAAAAGTGTAACTAAAAAAGCAGTTGGTAATGATGTTGAAGTAAAAATAAATATGGCTGAAGCAATTGCTTACAATATAAGTGAAAATAATGAAGGTTTAGAGATTGAGTTTGGGGCAGCTTTAACTGACTTACAGGTCAGTGAGAATGAGGGAAGAGTTACTCTTAATTTAAGTTTTGATAAACCTACTAAGTTTACAGTTTTTCAAAATTTATTAGAAAAAAAACTAGTACTAGATTTTCCTAATAGCATAGCTGTTAAAGAGCAAACTAAGCAGCTAAATAATAAAATTGCATCAGCAGTTAAGCTAAATAACAAGCCAGATAGTGCTGTACTAGAAGTGTCGCTAAATAACCTTGGAAGTTACAAAGTTAATACAGCTGGTTTTAGTAAAAATGTGCAGCTGGTATTACTAAACTCTAGTTTAAGTGGTAAAGTAATAGCTCTTGATGCAGGACATGGTGGTAGCAGACCAGGTGCTTATAGAGGTGGTATTTATGAAAAAGAGATTACCTTACCAGTTGCTTTAAAGGTGCAAAAAATTCTAACAGATAAAGGTATAACTGTGTTTATGACTAGGGTGAATGATAAAACAGTTTTATTAGATGAACGAGTAGATCTTGTAAATGGCTGTAAGGCAGATTTAGCTGTTAGTATTCATGTTAACGACACTAGATATGGCACAGGAAAAGCCTCTGGAGTAGAGACATGGTACTATCCTAAACCAGAGAATGAGAGACTAGCTCAGTGTTTACAAACTGGTCTTTTATCTGCCACAGGTTTTAGAAATAGAGGCATTAAACCCTCTACTAGATTAAGAGTAACAAAAAATTGGAAAATGCCCTCAGCCTTAATGGAAATTGGTTTTATGGATAATGACTATGAGCGTAATCAGCTTTTAAACGACAAAGTTCAACAAAAAATTGCTGAAAATATTGTGTTTTCAATTGAGAACTTTTTAAGAAATGAATAA
- a CDS encoding copper amine oxidase N-terminal domain-containing protein → MKHNKRVWVLVLVTSLIINLFNVALANTDISLYINGEKINKYTPIMINNTSLAPARILQEYLGLDIKWSEAYRTVTITKDLTEIVLTIDKKTVFKNGQAFNFTVAPQIINNITYIPIKILRELLNYEVQWNGKTNSINISSPSAKVNEIIVARVEDHKQAKIILRLKKFP, encoded by the coding sequence ATGAAACATAATAAAAGAGTTTGGGTATTAGTTTTAGTAACATCTTTAATTATTAATTTGTTTAATGTAGCGCTAGCAAATACGGATATTAGTTTATACATAAATGGAGAAAAGATTAACAAATACACACCAATTATGATCAACAATACTTCACTTGCTCCTGCACGTATTTTACAAGAATATTTAGGATTAGATATTAAATGGAGTGAAGCGTATAGAACTGTAACTATAACAAAAGATTTAACTGAAATAGTTTTAACAATAGACAAAAAAACAGTTTTTAAAAATGGACAAGCCTTTAACTTTACGGTAGCTCCTCAAATTATAAATAACATTACTTATATACCAATAAAAATTTTACGTGAATTATTAAACTATGAAGTTCAGTGGAATGGTAAAACTAATAGCATAAACATTAGTTCACCTTCAGCAAAGGTTAATGAAATTATAGTTGCCCGAGTAGAAGATCATAAACAAGCAAAAATAATACTAAGACTGAAAAAATTCCCGTAA
- a CDS encoding 4Fe-4S binding protein: MTHKINTDCISCGACQPECPVDAISEGSNKFEIDPEKCIDCGACAGVCPVEAIKPE; encoded by the coding sequence ATGACCCACAAAATTAATACTGATTGCATTTCTTGTGGTGCATGTCAACCTGAATGTCCGGTTGATGCCATATCTGAGGGTAGTAATAAGTTTGAAATCGACCCAGAGAAATGTATTGATTGCGGCGCTTGCGCTGGCGTATGTCCAGTTGAAGCTATTAAACCTGAATAA
- a CDS encoding single-stranded DNA-binding protein has protein sequence MKVSIYDRGFNVPIIVKNERSLTHNNIAELSGQLISDVVENHECYDIKYYKFFVRTLGKTPYTLPVIISHYLRHKSEVMSGFKLQKGACVSISNGAWRSYNEQENGRTRLAQSLFVKKMIIHEDCSLCMFMNKVILDGYICRGGHPNNPHSVFVRKTPHTGRKIVDVLIAVNRPRGTVNHKGFTPTKTDYLPLLFWDELSEEACKLQIGDRIQVEAIMQSRNYEKICGYNADNLPIYCQHIAYELSTTRFDLIDEILNS, from the coding sequence ATGAAAGTAAGTATTTATGATCGAGGGTTTAATGTGCCTATTATAGTTAAAAATGAGCGAAGTTTAACACACAATAATATTGCAGAACTATCTGGGCAATTAATAAGTGATGTTGTAGAAAACCATGAATGTTATGATATAAAATACTACAAATTTTTTGTTAGAACCTTAGGGAAAACCCCTTATACATTACCAGTTATTATCAGCCACTATTTAAGACATAAAAGTGAAGTTATGTCGGGCTTTAAGTTGCAAAAAGGAGCCTGCGTATCTATTAGTAATGGAGCTTGGCGATCTTATAATGAACAAGAAAATGGTAGAACTCGTTTGGCTCAATCATTGTTTGTGAAAAAAATGATTATACACGAAGATTGTTCTCTGTGTATGTTTATGAATAAAGTAATTTTAGATGGTTATATTTGTAGGGGAGGCCATCCAAATAATCCTCACTCAGTTTTTGTAAGAAAAACACCCCATACAGGCAGAAAAATTGTAGATGTATTAATTGCTGTAAACAGACCCAGAGGCACTGTTAATCATAAAGGATTTACACCCACAAAAACAGACTATTTACCATTGCTTTTTTGGGATGAGTTATCCGAAGAAGCCTGTAAACTACAAATAGGAGACCGTATACAAGTAGAAGCCATAATGCAGAGCCGTAACTATGAAAAGATTTGTGGTTATAATGCAGATAATTTACCTATATATTGTCAGCATATTGCCTATGAATTATCTACAACAAGGTTTGACCTCATTGATGAGATACTAAACAGCTAA
- a CDS encoding NAD(P)H-dependent oxidoreductase — protein MKYCVIHGSPRKGNTYHVTNLFKQELDTFENNTYTEFFLPQDMPNFCLGCYNCFLKGEDKCPHFQYIEPIVKAMKEADGLIFTSPVYVLSATAQMKALLDHLGYLFIVHRPMPEMFNKTAMIISTTAGSGTKGVVKTISASLSYWGIKKIDSLRFNMHAINWDAIKNVKRLRFERTIKLKAVYFHKDTKKRFKLRGPVKRFIVYKFIKNLISSYDENNLDKQYWQEKGWLNGKNPF, from the coding sequence ATGAAATATTGTGTAATACATGGTAGTCCACGCAAAGGCAATACGTATCATGTAACTAATCTTTTTAAACAAGAGCTAGATACCTTTGAAAATAATACTTATACAGAATTTTTTTTACCTCAGGATATGCCTAATTTTTGTTTAGGCTGTTATAATTGTTTTTTAAAAGGTGAAGATAAATGCCCTCATTTCCAGTATATTGAGCCAATTGTTAAAGCCATGAAAGAAGCAGATGGATTAATATTTACCTCACCCGTTTATGTTTTAAGTGCAACAGCTCAAATGAAAGCCTTACTTGATCATTTAGGCTATTTATTTATAGTACATCGACCTATGCCAGAAATGTTTAATAAAACTGCTATGATAATCTCTACAACAGCTGGCTCAGGCACTAAAGGGGTTGTAAAAACAATTTCAGCTAGCCTCTCTTACTGGGGCATAAAAAAAATAGATAGTTTAAGGTTTAATATGCACGCCATTAACTGGGATGCTATAAAAAACGTTAAACGACTTAGGTTTGAGCGAACTATAAAACTAAAGGCAGTATATTTTCATAAAGATACCAAAAAAAGATTTAAACTAAGAGGACCAGTTAAAAGATTTATTGTTTATAAGTTTATTAAAAATTTAATTAGTTCATATGATGAGAATAACTTAGATAAACAATACTGGCAGGAAAAAGGTTGGTTAAACGGTAAAAACCCGTTTTAA
- a CDS encoding C45 family peptidase, translated as MYKPRFKGSHYDMGFQYGFMLKKNGVDLSPLLKFDKKKLNLGQECLKICKEIYPEIIDEIKGMADGLELQFLAFGTFLITVGAFSFDVGCSTFCYKENGSVYFVRNHDMFVQLKKTTESAVYRPKRGYYFLGQGDSFIGKEDGINEYGLAVGITFVAPKTIKPGLNFLMIVRMVLEKCKDVKEAIALLNKIPTLTSQCIVLADPSGELAVVEMCPEKMTVRRPSDGQKFIVATNHFNDRDMIKYDNRPAENWYRTKERYETVIKNLSDAENLNSALGIEIASGKKGFLCQYDKKTNFDTLWSVLYDLKNLDIYRAEGNPRRAKFKKDTRLAWALSKKAKKK; from the coding sequence ATGTATAAACCAAGATTTAAGGGATCGCATTATGACATGGGATTTCAATATGGTTTCATGCTAAAAAAAAATGGAGTTGATTTATCACCTTTACTAAAGTTTGATAAAAAGAAGCTAAATTTAGGACAGGAATGTTTAAAGATATGTAAAGAAATTTATCCAGAGATTATTGATGAGATTAAAGGCATGGCTGATGGACTTGAACTACAATTTTTAGCATTTGGAACATTTTTGATAACAGTAGGTGCGTTCTCTTTTGATGTGGGTTGTTCCACTTTTTGTTATAAAGAGAATGGTTCTGTTTACTTTGTAAGAAACCATGATATGTTCGTGCAATTAAAGAAAACTACTGAAAGTGCTGTATATAGACCTAAAAGGGGATACTATTTTTTGGGTCAAGGGGATAGCTTTATTGGTAAAGAAGATGGAATAAATGAGTATGGACTAGCTGTGGGCATAACCTTTGTTGCTCCTAAGACAATTAAACCAGGTTTGAACTTTTTGATGATTGTGCGTATGGTTCTTGAAAAATGCAAGGACGTCAAAGAAGCAATAGCTTTACTTAATAAGATTCCCACACTTACTAGCCAATGTATTGTTCTAGCAGACCCATCTGGTGAACTAGCTGTAGTAGAGATGTGTCCAGAAAAAATGACTGTAAGAAGACCTAGTGATGGGCAAAAGTTTATAGTTGCAACAAATCATTTTAATGATCGGGATATGATAAAATATGATAATAGACCAGCAGAAAATTGGTATAGAACAAAAGAACGTTATGAGACCGTGATAAAGAATCTTAGTGATGCAGAAAATCTTAATAGCGCATTAGGTATAGAAATTGCTTCAGGCAAAAAGGGATTCCTCTGTCAGTATGATAAAAAAACGAATTTTGATACACTTTGGTCAGTTCTCTATGATTTAAAAAATCTAGATATCTACCGAGCAGAGGGTAACCCAAGAAGAGCAAAATTTAAAAAAGATACGAGACTTGCATGGGCATTAAGTAAAAAAGCTAAGAAAAAATAA
- a CDS encoding AraC family transcriptional regulator, with amino-acid sequence MNYIDIILRAIDYIEDHIFQENLYEKVFQHVKVSKYHFHRIFLAGTHETIANYIKKRRFTIIADRLRQTDDKVIEVAYDCQYTSHEGFTRAFKNYFSISPSRYRVSSKENPFLKINRINREFLEFTHSGLNLIPIVKICEELTLVGKRATTNLKNIQLDKVWNEFLTDCTKNDIRVSGQYAYTIWLESEQEARTVDEQHNYNLFVGFPKACTNVRGNNLETLDIDKGLYAIFSFKDDFSHIYRIYSYIYFVWLEKSGYRLGDGYVIETYSKDFSITNHTGEMSILIPIKKSNDYQEFNR; translated from the coding sequence ATGAATTATATCGACATTATACTTAGAGCAATTGATTATATTGAAGATCACATATTTCAAGAAAATTTATATGAGAAAGTATTCCAACATGTTAAGGTTTCTAAATATCATTTCCATCGAATATTTTTGGCAGGAACCCATGAAACGATAGCAAATTATATTAAAAAACGGAGGTTTACTATAATAGCCGATCGATTACGTCAAACAGATGATAAGGTGATTGAAGTGGCATATGATTGTCAATATACGAGTCATGAAGGATTTACAAGAGCTTTCAAAAACTATTTTTCTATATCACCAAGTCGATACCGTGTAAGTAGTAAAGAGAATCCCTTCTTAAAAATAAATAGAATTAATAGAGAATTTTTAGAATTTACTCATAGTGGATTGAACCTTATACCTATTGTTAAAATATGTGAAGAATTAACCCTAGTGGGTAAAAGAGCAACTACAAATCTAAAGAATATTCAACTAGATAAAGTCTGGAATGAATTTCTGACTGATTGCACAAAGAATGATATAAGGGTAAGTGGACAATATGCATATACAATATGGCTAGAGTCGGAACAAGAGGCTAGAACAGTTGATGAACAGCATAACTATAATTTATTTGTTGGATTTCCAAAAGCGTGTACTAATGTAAGAGGAAATAATCTTGAAACTTTAGATATTGATAAAGGTTTATATGCAATTTTTAGCTTTAAAGATGATTTTAGCCATATATATCGAATATATAGCTATATATACTTTGTATGGTTAGAGAAATCGGGATATAGACTTGGTGATGGTTATGTTATTGAGACATATAGTAAGGATTTTTCTATTACTAATCATACAGGGGAGATGTCTATATTGATACCAATAAAAAAGAGCAATGATTATCAAGAATTTAATAGGTAG
- a CDS encoding S9 family peptidase — MFSKLAGTIPATAMYHIDREEYKMTKRRVVVEDICKIKYVSDPRFSACGKLLAYTLTEADVENNGYESSIYVVDEHKNTTRVTYSAKKKGNLVKDTSPRWSPDSKYLAFTSNRNGKKQIFVMPQSGEARPVAEMGGSSITWSADSKKIAFVAKDPAEKQERKNPDKMHFTKLRYKFNGQGYFLDNRVSYLWIADVETGEVKKVTNTKFNDSMPTWSPCGKFLAFVSTRHEDETNLWSDIFVVNIESGDTTKITSNNGPASMPAWSPCGEYISFVGHNKGEKHSANQNIMVVPAKGGEAKNLSLNYDRSINAGPGSDVRYGAGNNTPMWAKDGSGLYFRTGDQGLSKICFVNLKGEVTEIVTEKQGFTHFDVNENNGQVKIAFNAENPNHPGEIYVYANGKQSKMTGHNDTLMAELELTYPENFTYNSAKDWDIEGWIMKPVGYKEGEKFPVVVQIHGGPASAYGWTFYHEFHLLCAMGYGIVYTNPRGSRTYGEDFTHGVIGDWGGHDYDDVMNAVEYVTANYEWVDSERIGVTGGSYGGYLCNWIATQTDRFKAIVSLRSISNIYTKYGVSDIGWYGNRRGMDGADLWDGQEKGIGEDFIMSRSAIRFADKATTPILLIHSEEDYRCPFEQAEQFYVALKRLGKAPVELLVFKRENHELSRSGRPWNRFDRLRGITDWFERYLK, encoded by the coding sequence ATGTTTAGTAAACTGGCAGGCACAATACCTGCCACTGCAATGTACCATATAGATAGAGAGGAATATAAAATGACAAAACGTAGAGTAGTAGTAGAAGACATTTGTAAAATAAAATACGTTAGTGACCCTCGTTTTTCAGCTTGTGGTAAATTATTAGCCTATACACTTACCGAAGCAGATGTAGAAAACAACGGTTATGAGAGTTCTATATATGTTGTTGATGAACATAAAAATACCACAAGAGTAACCTATAGTGCTAAGAAAAAAGGCAATTTAGTTAAAGATACATCTCCACGCTGGTCTCCAGATAGTAAATACCTAGCATTTACATCTAACCGTAATGGCAAAAAACAAATCTTTGTTATGCCCCAAAGTGGAGAGGCTCGCCCTGTAGCTGAAATGGGTGGCTCAAGCATTACTTGGTCTGCTGATAGCAAAAAAATTGCTTTTGTAGCAAAAGACCCAGCCGAAAAACAAGAGCGTAAAAATCCAGACAAAATGCATTTTACCAAGCTTCGTTATAAATTTAACGGACAAGGTTACTTTTTAGATAATCGTGTTAGCTACCTTTGGATTGCAGATGTAGAAACTGGTGAAGTTAAAAAAGTTACAAACACTAAATTTAATGACTCTATGCCAACATGGTCTCCATGTGGTAAGTTTTTAGCATTTGTTTCAACTCGGCATGAAGATGAAACAAATTTATGGTCAGATATCTTTGTAGTAAACATTGAATCTGGCGATACCACCAAAATTACCAGCAATAATGGTCCTGCAAGCATGCCAGCTTGGTCTCCTTGTGGTGAATATATTTCTTTTGTTGGTCATAACAAAGGTGAAAAACACTCAGCTAACCAAAACATTATGGTAGTACCTGCTAAAGGTGGCGAGGCTAAAAACCTAAGCCTAAACTACGACCGTTCAATTAACGCAGGTCCTGGTTCAGATGTCCGTTATGGTGCAGGCAATAACACCCCAATGTGGGCAAAAGATGGCAGTGGTTTGTACTTTAGAACAGGTGACCAGGGCTTAAGCAAAATCTGTTTTGTTAACCTAAAGGGTGAAGTAACTGAAATAGTTACCGAAAAACAAGGCTTTACTCATTTTGATGTAAATGAAAACAATGGTCAGGTTAAAATAGCTTTTAACGCTGAAAACCCAAATCATCCAGGTGAAATATATGTTTACGCTAATGGTAAACAATCAAAAATGACTGGTCATAATGATACATTAATGGCTGAATTAGAGCTAACATATCCAGAGAACTTTACCTATAACAGTGCTAAAGATTGGGATATTGAGGGCTGGATTATGAAGCCTGTTGGTTATAAAGAGGGTGAAAAATTCCCAGTAGTAGTTCAAATTCATGGCGGACCTGCTTCTGCATATGGCTGGACCTTCTACCACGAGTTCCATTTATTATGTGCTATGGGTTATGGTATTGTATATACAAACCCACGTGGAAGCCGTACCTATGGTGAAGACTTTACTCATGGCGTAATTGGCGACTGGGGCGGACATGACTATGATGACGTTATGAACGCTGTTGAATATGTAACAGCTAATTATGAGTGGGTAGATAGCGAGCGCATAGGTGTTACCGGTGGTAGTTACGGTGGTTACTTATGTAACTGGATTGCCACCCAAACAGATCGCTTTAAGGCTATTGTATCATTACGTAGTATTAGTAATATTTATACAAAATACGGTGTAAGTGATATTGGCTGGTATGGTAACCGCAGAGGTATGGATGGAGCAGACTTATGGGATGGTCAAGAAAAAGGTATTGGTGAAGACTTTATTATGTCTCGCTCAGCTATTCGCTTTGCCGATAAAGCTACAACACCTATTCTACTAATTCACAGCGAAGAAGACTACCGTTGCCCATTCGAGCAAGCCGAGCAGTTTTATGTAGCTCTAAAACGTTTAGGCAAAGCCCCTGTAGAATTATTAGTATTTAAACGTGAGAACCACGAGCTCTCTCGCTCAGGTCGCCCCTGGAACCGTTTTGACCGTTTGCGTGGCATAACTGATTGGTTTGAGAGATATTTGAAGTAA